DNA sequence from the Burkholderia pyrrocinia genome:
ATCTATCGACGAAGCGCGAAATGTCACCCTCGTAAAACTCCGCGGACTGCCGAAGCATTTGCCCCATTTGGCCAGAATGCTCACCCACCCGCAGCATTCGAAGTGAAACTGCCGTCGTAAGTCCGTGGCGTTCAAACGCGGCGGCAAGCCCGTAGCCTGCCTCGACGTGGCCGCTAGCGTCATCAAACGCCTGGTCCCAAGCGCGCGGAATCACGGCTCGCGCACTGTGTAGTGCGTCCATGACCGGCATACCTCCCTCGAGCAGCACGCCCAACGTTAAATAGAGGCGTGATAGTTGATAGGTACGCACATGCTCACCAATGAATGGAAATGACGACAGAAGCCGCCCCAGTCCACCACGTGTAACCCACGAGCGTGCCGCTGCAAATACAAGAGTGGTACTGCAAATTGCAGCAATCGCTATTTCGAGTGGATGCTCCCCTATGAATAGCCCAACTTTGATCATTGCAAGGGAGAGCATGGGAAGCGGTCGGCCCGTGTCCTGATAGATGACCGCAAAGCGTGGCACCACGTAAGCCATCAGAAAGACCGTCACGGCGCCGCCTACCGTACATAGAATCACTGGGTAGAGCGAGGCGCTCACAATTTTGCTACGTACTGTATCGACGCGTTGCTGATATTCGACGTAGCGCTCCAGAGCGACCGGCAGATCGCTTGTACCCTCGGCCGACCGCACAAGGCCAATGTAGATGGGCGGAAACACGGATGTGTGTTCAGCAAGGGCGGAAGAGAATCGATTCCCTTCACGTAGCGCCTGCAAGAGCCGTCCAATGAGTGCCCTGGTGCTTTGTACAGCCTCCTTTTCTTCGAGCGCTTCCAATGCCTCCACAATCGCGAGGCCAGCACGCAGCAGCGCCAGGAGTTCTTGCGTGAACAACACGACCGGGAAACGAAATCGGCCCTTCATCGATCGACCGACGATTGCAGGCCGAATATCAATCGGGCGTAGCGATTGAGCTTCAAGTTCGCGCCTTGCCGCTGACGCGTCACCAGCTTCAATCATTACCTGAACGATTCGGTGGTCGGCGCTTATAACTCGCGCATCGAAACGCATCGCTGGGACCCTCGTTGACGAGATCAAGGAATGGAAATTTCAGCGCTCTCGCCGGTTCCACCAGGCGTGCCGTTCTTGCCAAGAGTCTTGATCTCAAACTCACCCTTTGGGCCTGGCGCTCTATACTGGTAAGGCCTACCCCAAGGGTCGGGAGGAACCTCCCTCTTTAGATACGGACCATTCCAGTTTGCAAGCGTCGCCGGCTGTACCATCAGGGCATTCAGTCCTTCCTCAGTCGTCGGATAGCGACCGGTATCCAGCCGAAACGAGTCAAGCGCCTTCTCGAAAGATGCGAGCTGCGCTTTCGCAAGCGTCGTTTCTGACCTGTTCACCTGGGCGAAATACTTGGGCCCGACATACGAGGCGAGTAGACCAATGATCACGATCACAACTAGCAACTCGAGCAGAGTGAATCCCCTGGCTCGAGTGATCGTGCATGACCGAGTTTGCTCGGCTGCAGCTTCGCTTCCGGCCGATGTTCGAAGGAACTTCATCGGATCCCCTCCTGCTCTACGTTTGTTGCCCGGTAGACTTCGTAACGCGCTAATACTTTTGGAACGTAGAGCATCGTTTCCCGGTACGGTGGAATAAGATGGTGACGTGCAATGATTGTTCGCTCCCCCGCGTTGTATGCAGATAAAGCTAGAACGACGTTGCCATGATATTGGTCGAGCAGCATCTTCAAATGTCGGATGCCAGCATCGATGTTCTGGTATGCATCGAAGGCGTCAGTCACACCGTACCGAGAGGCCGTCAGTGGCATCAACTGCATCATCCCGGCTGCCCCAGCTCTTGACTTCGCGTGAGGGTTGAAGTGTGACTCGACGTCGATGACAGCCCGTACGAGGGCAGGGTCTACTCCGTGTTGCTCGGCAACGTCCTTGACCACAACATCCCAATGCGACCTCGAATCCAGAGGCTTTGCCGTGAGGGCGAGCTTTGAAGGGGAGTGGGCGGCCATCGATGGATTGGAAATTCGCCGGGATGCCCTGTTGCGGGGCGCATCGCTGTAGCAGGGTGTTCCGTCGTCCAGGCGCGTCAGGTATACGTCACCGAAAGCAGAGGGTAAGTCCTGTACCAGAACGGCAATCGCGATGAAAGGCAAAAATGCCGCGCACGGAGATCTCTTGCCGTTCATCTCAACTTTTCCCCAAAAACGGTGGCACGGAATACATTGACTCTCACGGAGCCTCTGGCGTCTCACCTATTGTCGTTTTACCTGCATGAATCGTGTGTGCTTTCCAGCCGGAGGTCAATTTTTCAACTTTGATAGTGCCGTGCTGCTCGTTAGGCTTTCCAGAAACGAGATCAGATCGCGTTTTTCCTTTGGCGTCAGAATCAATGGGTTGCCGCTTTGAGCCGTACGGTAGTAGATCTCCTGGTCCACCGCCTCTTCGAGCGTCGCGACACTTCCGTCATGCATGTACGGTGCGGTCAACGCGACGTTTCTAAGACTCGGTGTTCGAAACTTGCCGATGTCGTCAGGGGCAAGCGTTACAACAAATCGACCGAGCTGTGCGATATCGTCGTTGCTGAGCACAAGAGCCGCAACAGAATCACCGTGGTTCCGTGATTGGATGACCCGCTGAGTCAGCTCCGCGAGTCGACCATCAATGCTGGACATCCCGACATGAAGAGTATGGAATTGCTCGTCGGTGAAAGGGGCACCTAGTGGGTCGATTGTGTGGCAGCTTGAGCAATGTGCTCGCCCCACAAATAGCAGGAGCCCTCGCACGGCCTCCGGAGAGAGCGCTGTTTTATCGCCGCCAAAATAATACCGATCGAGCGCCGAATCGCCGACGACGAGGCTACGTTCGAAGCTCGCGAGCGCCCGTGCAATATGCTGCGTGGTGATGGCCGGTCCGGAGACACCAAATGCCGCTCTGAACTCTTCGACATACCCGATATCGCCCCGAATAATTCCGAGCAGCGAATCGAGATTATCGAGGCCATGCTCAACCGGGTTTACGAAGGGTTCCAACGCTTGAGTTTCCAGCGAGGGTTCGCGCCCATCCCAGAATTGTGTGTTGACGAGTGCCGCATTCAGTAGGCTCGGCGTATTGCGAGTTCCGGTATGGCCGCCCACACCACGCGACCGCGACAGCCTATCCGTGAAAGCGTGTTCCGGTTGATGGCAGCTCGCACAGCTTACTGTTCCGTCGGCACTTAGCCGTTTGTCAAAGAAGATTCGTTGGCCTAGCCGAATCGTATCTGACTCGCTGGGCGGACTGACTTCGCGTATTGCGGGGTGCAAGCTCAGTCGACTGGTCGTCTCCTGGCTATGCGCGATGAAGGGTATGGCAGCGGCTATGGCTATGGCAACACAATGCACAGCGAGCGCTGGCATGAAATTCTGGATCGATAGCCCGCCTACGACGTGCGTGTCCATTCGACTTATAACCCCGTTATCCGAAGTAAAAATACATTCGGTAACGAAGAAGCTAGCACATGCTGAGAATCGTACAAGGGATTAATTTGGCGCAAACGTTTGTCATTGTGCGGCGATAGGAAAACAGGCGGTGCATGTCGATCGAAGTGCGTGGTGTGTGAAAGTGGGGTCATTTTCCTTCATGATTCATCACACGATTTATTCGGCAAGGTGGACGTTGACTATCAAAATTCCATGCGCTAAAACACATTTCATTGCTGCGAACGCAGACAGTGCATAACAAGGAAAGCGAACAGAACTATTAAATGTCTTCGGGGAATCACAATGCTAATCATTCTCAGTGGAAACTCGAGCATAGAATCGCTCGTCGTCGTGTCCGGATGCCTCCACTCCTCGTTTGACGCGCTCAGTTCGGCGCTTCGACCTCGTTCGTCCCGTTACTCTCCATAGCCAGCGCCCTACTAATTCGTTTTCCTATATTTTTATCGCTGTTCGATGTACCCACACACGGGGGTATAGGCGATGTTGCGTCGATCTTTTCTGTTCGTCCGCGCTGCTTTGATCGCGGCATCGCTTCTATTGCTTTCGATCAGCGTGTCGTCATGGGCTTCGACGTACAACTTGTCCTATGACGAGCTGGGGCGCCTAGTTGGGGTGGTAGACGGCGGTGGAAACACTGCCGCGTACACCTACGATGCGCTGGGTAACATCTTGTCGATCGCTCGCGGCAATAGCGCGATCTCTATCGTCTCGTTTTCTCCAAGCAGCGGACCAGTCGGCTCGAGCGTCACGATCTCTGGCTCTGGCTTTTCAGCTACCGCAGTTCAGAATGCCGTCACATTTAACGGTACCGCGGCGACAATTGTTTCCGCGACAACGAACCAATTGGTGGCCACGGTACCGACAGGTGCTACGACGGGGCCGATATCCGTTACTTCACCGGCAGGAAGTGCAACGAGCAATAGTGTGTTCACCGTTGCTTCGGGGCAAGCACCGACCATCGCGAGCTTCTCGCCAACGATAGGGGTGTCTGGATCAGTAGTTACGATAGGTGGTACTAATTTTCAAACTACAACGGCCGATGACAACGTCATCCTTAATGTTCGTAACGCGAGGGTTTCCACGGCGACAGCGACGGCGATTGGAGCCACAGTGTCACCATCGTCGACTTCTGGTCGCTTTACTGTAATCACGCCCTTTGGTCAGGCAACCAGCAGCCAAGACTTCTTTGTGCCGCCCGGTACACACGTACCGGCAGATGTGGGCGTTACAGGCCGCATGTCGATCGGAAGCACGCAATCCGTCACGTTGGGTACCGCTAATAAGATTGGGATGATCCTGTTCGATGCGACGCCTGGGCAAAGGGTCATCCTGCAGGTCACAAGCTCCAGCTTCAGCTCATGTGACGGCGGCACCATTCAGATCCTCAATGCCGACGGCACGGTCGCGGGTAGCGCAAATCTGTGTAGCGGCGGGTTCATCGATGCGACCACACTGCCTGTGGCCGCTACCTATACCGTTCTCGTGACCCCGTATACCTATACCAACAGCACCGGCAGCGTCACGTTTTCACTCAGTAGTGTGCCTCCAGATGTGACGGGGACAATTACAGCGGGTGGGGCTGCAGTGACACTTGGCACCACGGCGCCTGGTCAAAATGGCAGTCTGACGTTCAGTGGTACCGCTTCACAGCGTGTGTCGCTATATATGGCTCGTAATTCTGGTAGTGGGTGCTGGCGACTCACGATATCCAATCCAGACGGCACGGCCTTGGTCAATTACCCCGATTGCTCCGGCGTTTACTTCAGCGATGCTCTGACGCTGCCAGCTACGGGTACGTACACGATCAAGTTCGACCCACAGTCGACTAGTACGCAAACGTCGACGTTCACTCTCTACAACGTTCCACCGGATCTAACGGGAACGATTGCGGTAGATGGGGCAGCCGTAACTCTCGCTATCACGACTCCAGGTCAGAACGGCAGCCTAACGTTCAGCGGCACGTCTTCTCAGCGTGTAGCACTCTCGATGAATCGCAATTCGGGCAGTGGCATCTGGAGGATTACGATCAGTAATCCAGACGGATCAACGCTGACCACGTACTTCGATGCCACATCGACCTATTTCAGCGATGTGCTAACGCTTCCAGCGACAGGTACGTACACGATCAAGTTCGATCCAGACTGGACCAGCACTCCAACATCGACGTTTACTCTAACGTCCGTTCCAGCGGATGTGACCGGGGCGATTACGATTGGTGGGTCAGCCGTTACGCTCTCCACCACGGCACCCGGTCAGAACGGCAATCTGACTTTCAGTGGCACCGCTTCGCAACGTGTGTCTCTGTACATGGTGCCAAATTCGGGCGGCGCATGCGGGCGAGTCACTATTTTCAATCCTGACGGTGTCAACACGACTGGGCCTTCGTATGGGTACTACTACTGCGGAGGTCCCATCTTCACCGACGTGCTGATACTGCCAGTCACCGGTACATATACGATCAAGTTCAACCCGGAGGCGGCTGCGGTTCAAACAGCGACGTTCACCTTGTACAGCGTTCCACCGGATGCGACGGGCACGATTGCAATAGGCGGGGCAGCTGCCACGCTCACCATCACAGCGCCAGGCCAAAACGGCAGCTTGACGTTCAGTGGTACCGCCGCGCAAAGCGTGTCGTTGTCTGTGAGTATGGACTCTGGACTCGTCAATGGGTGTGCACGCGTAAGAATCGTCAACCCGGATAGCACCGTCCTGCTCAATCCGGATCTGTGTAGTACGTCCAATACATTAGGTCCCGTTACGCTGCCCGGCACAGGCACATATTCAATCGTTTTTGATCCAGATGGGAAGAACACTGGCACGGCGTCACTCACGCTAAGCGGCCAATGACGGGAAGAATGATGCTCCCGGAATGTCAATCGTACTTCACGGCAAGGATCGCGTCATGAACGGGTCGCTTCGCAAGGTGATTGGTTTCCTGCTGCTGATAAGTGTGGCGCTAGTTCCTGCACTGGCGGTAACTCCGTCGGCAGTAATCGGGCAAAGCGTGACACTTTTGCCAGATGGGCACTCGCTAAACATTGGAGGAGAGGGTGGCGCTGCGGCTTCGGCTTCTCTTTTTGACCCGACTACACAGCAGATAGTGCGATTGGCATCGGGGCCGACGACGCCCCGGGCATGGCACGCGGCAACCTTGCTGCCTGACGGTAGAGTATTGATTCTCGGAGGGGTCGGAAAAGACGGTTCGATAATTAATAGTGCAGAGTTGTTTGATCCGGCTAACCAGTCGTTCACCGTCCTCGGCGATGTCGGGTTGCTGGCGCGTGCCCACCATACGGCCACCGTGCTCATGGATGGCACCGTGCTTGTGGCAGGAGGTGTTTCCGCGACAGGCGCACCGTTGCCGCAGGCGGAACTGTGGGATCCGTCTACCCGCAGAGCCCTGGCATTCAACGCGCAGATGGTTTTCCCGCGCGCTGACCATACCGCAACGGTGATGCCCACCGAGCCGGTATTGTTGTCCGGCGGACGCGACGGGAAAGGCAAACCCGTAACAACACCTGAGACTTACTCTCCGCAGCAGCAATACTTTACGGCGGTTGATGCTGCCGGCAGCGGTGTGCTGGCTTCACAGCCGGGTCAGGACGGTCCAGTAGTGATGGATTCCTTGCCGGCGGCCGGCATGTCGAGTGTGGCCACAAATGCTCGCCTTGCCGTGCGCTTCTCGACGCCATTGTCGGTTGCCAGTCTCAATTCACGGACAGTAACGCTCTTGGGGCCCACGGATGCCGTACCTGCGAGCGTTGTGCCCGTCGAGGGCGGACGAATGCTTTTCGTGACGCCGCGGACCGATCTCCGGCCTGGGGCAAGCTATACGCTTTTCATCAGCGGTGCTGTCGACGCGGCGGGCAGGCCGCTCCCGTTTACCTCGATTGGCTTTTCCACACGTACGCTCAGCGCTAACTCCACTTCTGCGAGCACCTCCGCCGGTGGATCTGTCACGGTCGCCGCGGGTTCCGTCGGCGCTGCAGTACCCAACGCGGCATCAGCGCCGAAATCGTCAGCGCCATCGCCGTCATCGGTGGCTGCGGCTGCAGCCGGTATGGCCGACCTCACAAGCTGGATCCCGAATGGCGCCCAGCTGGCAGGAGACTGGCGTGTGAAGCTGGCAGCGTCCCCTCTGCAGAAGTTGCCACCCCTGAACGCTGGACCAGGCGTCACCGCGTTGTCCGGTCAAGTCCTCTTCATGAACGGCACGGCGGCGGCAAACGTGACCATGAAACTAGGCGGTCAAAGCACGCTAACCGATGCAACTGGACGCTTTCTGCTTTCGGGTGTAAGTGCGGGCGCTCAAACTCTTGTTATCGATGGCCGTAGCGCGAACCGGCCTGGCAAGACATTCGGTTATTTCGAGGCGTTGGTTAGCGTGGACGCTGGTAAGACTACGGTGTTGCCGTATACAAGTTGGATGCCACTGATCGATACTGCCCATTCGGTGAAGTTCGATTCACCGACCGCCAGTGAGGTGGTCATTACCACGCCATACATCCCTGGTTTGGAGGTACACATCCCCAAGGGGACCGTGCTGCGTGATCGCACTGGCCACATCATCAATGAACTCTCGATCACTCCGGTACCGGTTGACCGGCCGCCGTTCCCGTTGCCGACGCGCTATGTTCCGGTGTACTTCACCTTGCAACCGGGTGGGGCACATGTCGAAGGCGTCGATGCGGCGAGCGCGCTTGGCGCTCGCGTAATCTATCCGAACTACCATCATGGCGCGCCAGGCAGTACATTGGATTTCTGGAACTACGACCCTACGGTCAAGGGTTGGTATGTGTACGGTCAAGGCAAGATCAATGGTAGTGGTCAGCAAATCGTTCCTGATCCAGGCGTAGCCATTTATGAACTCACCGGCGCAATGGTGTCACTGCCCAGCAATGCGCCTCCGAACGGCCCGCCCGTCGGCGGTTGTGGCGACTCGCCGGGCGCCGGTAACGTGCCGGCACCCGCAGGTCCTGGTCAGAACTGCCCGCAGCAGCCGCAGCCAGGTCATCCCGCGAATCCTTCAAGTCCTAGTCACTCGGGAGGGCAACCCGGCTGCGTGTCGCAGGGGGGAGACCCGGTGGATTGTGCAACTGGACTCTTCGTGCTTTCGCGAAACGATTTGGACGTCAACGGTACGATTCCGTTGGTCTTGACGCGCGTCTATCGTCAGGGCGACAGCACGTCTCGCGCATTCGGTATTGGTGGCAACGACCGGTACGATATCTTCACGGTCGGTGATACTTGGCCGTGGACTTATCAAGATCTGATTCTCCCTGACGGCGGACGCATCCATTTCGTGCGCACTTCCTCTGGCACGAGCTGGACCGATGCGGTGTACAAGCATACGGCCACGCCTAGCGCCTATTACGGCGCCGTAATCAGCTGGGTGAATAACGGCTGGCAACTCAAGATGCGCGACGGACGAACCATGTTTTTTGCCGAATGCGCGGGCTGCACGAGTTCCCGAATGGCTGCGCTCCGTGAATTTGATGACCGTCTAGGAAACAAGCTGATTCTGACGCGTGACTCGTACGGGAACCTGACGCAAATCAGTAATCCGGACGGGCGTTTCATTAGTTTGACCTACGACGGCGCCAATAGGGTGACACAGGCACAGGATAGTATTGGCCGCACAGTCACCTACCAATACGACTCGAGCGGACGTTTAGCCCAGGTCACCGATCCCGACGGCGGCGTTGAACACTATACATACGATTCCGCCAATAACATGCTCACCGTCACTCGGCCGGGCGGCCAGGTAATGGTGACCAACCAGTACGACACACACAACCGGGTAGCGCAGCAGACGCTCGCCGATGGCGGGATATACCAGTTTGCCTACACGCTTGACGGTAGTGGGAACGTGACGCAAACCAGTATCACGGATCCGAACGGTAATGTGCGTCAGATCGCGTTCAACAGCAGCGGGTATGCGACCAACGCCAGCTGGGCAGTAGGTAAGCCGGAGGCGCAGACCTTTACCTACGGTCGGGGTGTTGGCACCAACTGGCTGACCTCCAGCGCTGATGCGTTGGGACGAACGACAGCCTACACCTATGACGCTGCAGGCAATCTCGCGACCGTGACGGCGCTGTCGGGGACTTCGCAGGCGGTCACTGGCACTTATACCTATGAGTCGGTGTTTAACCGCCCGATCACCTACACGGACGGGCTGGGTCACACCACGACCTACCGGTACGACACCTCGGGCAATCTCACCGAGATAGACGATCCGCTAGGCAACGCCACTCGCTTCACCTACAACAGCCTCGGGCAGATGATCGGGAGCACCGATCCGCTGGGTCATGCCACGACGTTCAGCTATCAGTATGGGGACCTCGCGGGCGTCACCGATCCCCTCGGCAGAACAGTTACCCGCTACACGGACGGTATCGGCAGGACACTGTCCGTCTCCGACCCGCTCGGCAATCGCACGGTGTTCGACTATAACGGGCGAAGCTTGCCGACTCGCGTGACGGATGCGCGCGGCGGTGTCACGAGCCTGGCCTATGACGCCAATGGCAATCTGACGAGCTTCACCGACGCGCGAGGTGGAATAACCAGCTTTGCCTACGACTCGAAGGAGCGGCGGGCGAGCCGCACTGATCCGCTGCAGGCAATCGAAACCTACATTTATGATGGAAACGACAACCTCACTAAGTTCACCGATCGGAACGGAAAGATCGCGACGTTCAGTTACGATGGACTGAACCGCAGGGTGTCGGCTGCGTATGGGCAGACCAATTCCGGGGGAAGTCCGACGTCGCCCGATGCGACTGTGGCTATTACCTACGATGCGGGTGACCGCGCCACGCAGATCGCTGACAGTCAGGGTGGAACTATCACGCGCGCCTACGATGGCCTCGATCGCCTTACGGCCGAAACCACTCCGCAAGGTGGTGTGACGTACGCATACGATGCAGCGAACCGGCGCACAAGCTTCCAAGTGGCGGGTCAGAGTGCGGTCACATACACCTATGACAATGGGAACCGCCTTACCGCCGTCACGCAGGGCAGCGCGCAGGTGGGATTCACTTACGATGCCGCAAGTCGGCGATCGACGCTGACCTTGGCCAACGGGATCGTCGCGACCTACAGTTACGATATCGCGAATCAACTGACCGGGATAACCTACGCGAATGGCAGTACCGCTGTCGGCGCCCTGACCTACGTGTACGATAACGCCGGCCGGCGTACACAGATTGGCGGCACACTCGCCAGCCTAAACCTTCCGGCTACGCTGGCCAGTGCGACCTACGATGCGGATAACCGGCTGACCAATTGGTCCAGTAATACTCTTACCTATGATGCAAACGGTGATCTCACCGGGGACGGTAGCCTTACGTATGGCTGGGACTCGCGTGGTCGGCTCGCCTCGCTCTCCGGGACGGCGGCCGCAAGCTTCACCTACGACACACTGGGGCGGCGAACTGGCAAGACGGTGAACGGGGCGGCGACGAACTTCCTCTACGACGGCCCGAACGTGGCACAGGAACTAGCGAGCGGCACACCCACTGCGAATCTGCTGCTGGGGCTCGATATTGACGAGGTCTACAGCCGTACCGATGGCCTTGGGGCACGGAGCTTCGTTACTGATGCGTTGGGCAGCACAGTGGCGCTCACGGACACCAGTGGGGCAGTCAAGACAAGTTACACGTACGAGCCGTACGGCAATCCATCTGCGGCTGGCGAGACCAACACCAACACCGCTCAGTACACTGGACGAGAGAACGACGGCACTGGCCTTTACTACTATCGGGCGCGTTATTATCAGCCACGTGTAGGCCGATTCGTAAGCGAAGACCCGATTGGTTTAAACGGAGGCAGCAACCTATACGCGTATGTAAGTGGAAATCCAATCAATCTCATTGACCCAACAGGCGAATTTGGCATCCCTGGTGCAATTGCTGGAGGAATTATCGGGGGTATCAGCGGCGGCTTGGGCGCGGCGGCTACGGGCGGGATCGTTTGGCGCGGTGCGTTGTTCGGCGCGGCTACAGGCGCGGTTGTCGGTGGCACTGGCGCGTGGGTTGGTGCGTCTCTGCCGGGGCAGATGGCGCTACGCGCAGCTGCGGGAGGTATCTCGAACCTGCTTGGTCAAATGCAAGGTATCGGTGATCCCTGTTTTAAGGGCCTGAATGGTGGTGCTGTTGCAGGCGCGATGGTCGGTGGAGCGCTAGGTGGTGTTTTGGCTCCGGGTGCCTGGGGTACTAGTTTCGCAGGCTCAATTGCCAGCCAAATTGGTCAACGTGCCCTCGCTGGAATACCCGGCGCTGGCGTCTCTGGAACGGCGGGGCTAGTTGGAAACCAACTGGGCAAGTGAGCAATGTGAAGTGAGGCTACCAATGCGATCCAAGTACCGCTCAAACATCTACGCATTCATGGGTCTAGTATCCACTTTGCTGGGAGGCTACGCATTGGAGCGAGCTACAGCGTACTTTGCCATGACCGGTGACTCAGTTGGAGGCGCCGCCTTTGGGGCCGCGGGAATTGGTTTATTGATTGTCGCCGTTGCTCATTTCTACATGGCTGCTGGATACAGATTTGGCCTCCTTGAAGCAGTCGAAGGAAGTCTGGACAGGGCGACCTTGAGAACAAAGTCAGGTGTAGTTGCCGAGGCCGTTAGAATTCGCTTTCTGCGAAAGCCGGATGCGCGAGATTCAAATTCCTCGCCTAGCAATCGCTATGTTTTCTTCATTAGCGATTGGAGACCGTGGGTTTGCCCGGAATCTGGATTCTTGACGGACTGAGCTTGTGACCGCTCGAGAATGAAGACCCATCTAGGATGGCCGACGTCGTGACAGTTTGAGTTGCTCTATTAGCGAAGCGTGCTTGGTGCTACCCGTAGCGTGATTGACCCTGAACTAGCATTGGCCCCGGTCGGAAGTGGAGATTTCTGGCGTAGTTGAGTTGTCAGGCGAAGCGGATTCCCTCGCCTGACCGGGAATTCGGCGGGCGTCATCCACCGCAATGCGGAGTGGGGACGAACCTCGTTACTTCGATGCGGCTCGATGATGTCTAAAGCAGTCATTTTCTTGACGAGGTTCGGCGGCTGCTTTTGACCGATACAGACGTCGGGTCACGGCGCTGGCGCAATTGCGCGCTACAGCCGACACAGAGGTCCCTAAACTACCACTCATAGTGGGCGCGGATTCGAATTACATAATTTTCGGGTGGACGTACGGTTAAGCGGGCGCAAAAACGAAAGTGCCCGCTCATCAAGCGAGTAGTCGAAGAGGTGGGGCAGGAACATACCGCGGGATCACGCCCAATCCGGTAAGTCCCGCTCCCTGTTTTCTAGGGCCGTGCATCCGTCGGCACCGACATGAAAGTAGCCGTGAATTTGCTGATCTGTAACGTGTGTCCCCGATCTATCGAGCCGGACCGGCCTCGAGCGATGTGATGTAGCGCAGCAGGTCTTCAGTGCGTCCCTCCGATATCAGTTCTTCGGCAGTCTTGTAGCCAAAGGTCGGCAGCGGTTCATTGCGATACCAAAACAGCGCGCTCCGTACGTCCCCGGAGATATCGGTTGCAGCTCGGATGATCCGCAACACGTCTCGCAGATATTTTTGTACGCTTTCGGCGCCGGGAAGGCGACTGATGGTATTGCGATGGACATGGGCTAGTCGAGCGAGCGTCTGTATGTCGATGTGTAGTGCGGCAGCGAAGCGCCGTGCGGAGACGATCGGCGCAGCGCTCTCCGGCTCCTTCAAAGACGCCATGAACCGGTCGAAATCGAGGGGCGGCGTTGAATCGCGGGCCAGGTCAGGGTTCATCGCAGATTACTATTTGCACACTTATAGCACAAGCAGCGTCGACGATGCTAGTCGCTGAAACGCTCGTCGATTGCGCCACTGATCGCCGAATTCCGTCTGGACACCTAGACAGGGCCGTGACATTCCCACGGACGACTTTTCTGAGAATTCCCGGGGCCACGGACATCTTTTCTGAGACGAGAGGTATGTGGATTTCTCAAAAAAGATGTCCAAGTCCTTGATCTGTCTAGGGGCCCAAAGACACCTTTTCTGAGAGCCCACATTGTTGTCTCTCAGAAAAGATGTCCGCAGTCTCAATATGTTGTCTTTGAATAAAAGGCAATGATTCTCGCTGAATTGACGCGTTCTGTTCTTTCCGTCGAGAGGTATTCGGTCACAAATGCTGCACTGAATTGATTCTGGGCAATATTCGACCAGAGATACCTATCGTAGTCGGCCGCCT
Encoded proteins:
- a CDS encoding type II secretion system F family protein, encoding MRFDARVISADHRIVQVMIEAGDASAARRELEAQSLRPIDIRPAIVGRSMKGRFRFPVVLFTQELLALLRAGLAIVEALEALEEKEAVQSTRALIGRLLQALREGNRFSSALAEHTSVFPPIYIGLVRSAEGTSDLPVALERYVEYQQRVDTVRSKIVSASLYPVILCTVGGAVTVFLMAYVVPRFAVIYQDTGRPLPMLSLAMIKVGLFIGEHPLEIAIAAICSTTLVFAAARSWVTRGGLGRLLSSFPFIGEHVRTYQLSRLYLTLGVLLEGGMPVMDALHSARAVIPRAWDQAFDDASGHVEAGYGLAAAFERHGLTTAVSLRMLRVGEHSGQMGQMLRQSAEFYEGDISRFVDRFTRTFEPLLMATIGVIVGAIVILLYMPIFDLASSLQ
- a CDS encoding cytochrome-c peroxidase is translated as MDTHVVGGLSIQNFMPALAVHCVAIAIAAAIPFIAHSQETTSRLSLHPAIREVSPPSESDTIRLGQRIFFDKRLSADGTVSCASCHQPEHAFTDRLSRSRGVGGHTGTRNTPSLLNAALVNTQFWDGREPSLETQALEPFVNPVEHGLDNLDSLLGIIRGDIGYVEEFRAAFGVSGPAITTQHIARALASFERSLVVGDSALDRYYFGGDKTALSPEAVRGLLLFVGRAHCSSCHTIDPLGAPFTDEQFHTLHVGMSSIDGRLAELTQRVIQSRNHGDSVAALVLSNDDIAQLGRFVVTLAPDDIGKFRTPSLRNVALTAPYMHDGSVATLEEAVDQEIYYRTAQSGNPLILTPKEKRDLISFLESLTSSTALSKLKN
- the gspG gene encoding type II secretion system major pseudopilin GspG gives rise to the protein MKFLRTSAGSEAAAEQTRSCTITRARGFTLLELLVVIVIIGLLASYVGPKYFAQVNRSETTLAKAQLASFEKALDSFRLDTGRYPTTEEGLNALMVQPATLANWNGPYLKREVPPDPWGRPYQYRAPGPKGEFEIKTLGKNGTPGGTGESAEISIP
- a CDS encoding lytic transglycosylase domain-containing protein, with amino-acid sequence MNGKRSPCAAFLPFIAIAVLVQDLPSAFGDVYLTRLDDGTPCYSDAPRNRASRRISNPSMAAHSPSKLALTAKPLDSRSHWDVVVKDVAEQHGVDPALVRAVIDVESHFNPHAKSRAGAAGMMQLMPLTASRYGVTDAFDAYQNIDAGIRHLKMLLDQYHGNVVLALSAYNAGERTIIARHHLIPPYRETMLYVPKVLARYEVYRATNVEQEGIR
- a CDS encoding IPT/TIG domain-containing protein, whose product is MLRRSFLFVRAALIAASLLLLSISVSSWASTYNLSYDELGRLVGVVDGGGNTAAYTYDALGNILSIARGNSAISIVSFSPSSGPVGSSVTISGSGFSATAVQNAVTFNGTAATIVSATTNQLVATVPTGATTGPISVTSPAGSATSNSVFTVASGQAPTIASFSPTIGVSGSVVTIGGTNFQTTTADDNVILNVRNARVSTATATAIGATVSPSSTSGRFTVITPFGQATSSQDFFVPPGTHVPADVGVTGRMSIGSTQSVTLGTANKIGMILFDATPGQRVILQVTSSSFSSCDGGTIQILNADGTVAGSANLCSGGFIDATTLPVAATYTVLVTPYTYTNSTGSVTFSLSSVPPDVTGTITAGGAAVTLGTTAPGQNGSLTFSGTASQRVSLYMARNSGSGCWRLTISNPDGTALVNYPDCSGVYFSDALTLPATGTYTIKFDPQSTSTQTSTFTLYNVPPDLTGTIAVDGAAVTLAITTPGQNGSLTFSGTSSQRVALSMNRNSGSGIWRITISNPDGSTLTTYFDATSTYFSDVLTLPATGTYTIKFDPDWTSTPTSTFTLTSVPADVTGAITIGGSAVTLSTTAPGQNGNLTFSGTASQRVSLYMVPNSGGACGRVTIFNPDGVNTTGPSYGYYYCGGPIFTDVLILPVTGTYTIKFNPEAAAVQTATFTLYSVPPDATGTIAIGGAAATLTITAPGQNGSLTFSGTAAQSVSLSVSMDSGLVNGCARVRIVNPDSTVLLNPDLCSTSNTLGPVTLPGTGTYSIVFDPDGKNTGTASLTLSGQ